The following coding sequences lie in one Methylotenera versatilis 301 genomic window:
- a CDS encoding LysR family transcriptional regulator yields MTIKISLESLEVLDAIASKGSFAAAAESLFRVPSAITYTVRKLEQDLGVAIFNRSGHRAELTEAGAELLREGRYLLNAASELESHVKLVASGVETELTIAISELFTLDALYKVIDEFYSQNFGTRLKVIREVYGGSWDALVSGRAAISVGAPGEGPHAGSYTTKAIGILEFHYAVAVNHPLAQIAEPLQNIDLKQYRAISASDSSRSLEPKTSGIINGQEVLSVPDMQAKLQAQLAGLGTGYLPKRMAERHVATGELVIKAVAEPKPKITSYLAWHNKGGKAQQWLIEKLKQLTLDDLLM; encoded by the coding sequence ATGACTATTAAAATCTCTTTAGAATCTTTAGAAGTACTAGACGCGATTGCAAGCAAGGGAAGCTTTGCTGCTGCGGCTGAGTCCTTATTCCGCGTACCATCTGCAATTACGTACACAGTGCGCAAGCTAGAACAAGATTTAGGTGTCGCAATATTTAACCGTAGTGGGCATAGAGCTGAGCTTACTGAAGCTGGCGCTGAGCTTTTGCGTGAAGGTCGTTATTTGCTCAATGCAGCAAGCGAGCTTGAATCGCACGTAAAACTGGTTGCCAGTGGGGTAGAAACTGAACTCACTATCGCCATCAGCGAGTTGTTTACTTTAGATGCGCTGTACAAGGTCATTGATGAGTTCTACTCACAAAATTTTGGTACGCGTCTAAAAGTAATACGTGAGGTTTACGGCGGAAGCTGGGATGCTTTAGTCTCTGGCCGCGCGGCGATTTCAGTTGGCGCTCCGGGTGAAGGTCCTCACGCGGGTAGTTATACAACTAAAGCCATCGGCATTTTGGAGTTTCATTATGCGGTTGCAGTCAATCATCCATTGGCGCAAATAGCAGAGCCATTACAAAATATAGACCTCAAACAATATCGAGCAATTTCTGCTTCAGATAGCTCGCGCAGTTTAGAGCCAAAAACTTCAGGTATTATTAATGGTCAGGAAGTGCTATCAGTACCTGACATGCAAGCTAAACTACAGGCGCAGCTTGCTGGTTTAGGTACTGGATATTTACCAAAAAGAATGGCTGAACGACATGTAGCCACTGGCGAGTTAGTGATAAAAGCGGTTGCTGAACCTAAACCAAAAATCACCAGCTATCTTGCGTGGCATAATAAAGGTGGTAAAGCTCAACAATGGTTGATTGAAAAATTAAAACAACTGACTTTAGATGATCTATTGATGTAA